Below is a genomic region from Henckelia pumila isolate YLH828 chromosome 3, ASM3356847v2, whole genome shotgun sequence.
TACCAATATTCATGATTTAGTGAATGATTATAGATGATAATCTTCAATTTTACAATTTTCCTTggaaacaaaaatttttaattttacagtTTTCCTTAAAAACCAGAAAATGAAAATTCTGTCGATGAAAAACAAACTGACGCATTTGGGACCGTAACAccttttataattaaataaaatttcattattTCTAATTTGGTActtcaacaaataaaaaaaaatcatatatggaTACCACACAATATTATTAtgacaaataaattcttaaattaattctTCAATTCTAAATTAGACCAAATCAATTTATgacttatttaattaataacatTTGAACATTTTACAAATATTACCCCTAACAAAATTCCAACAATAAAACGTTTAGTGATCACGTATGTTAATTCATGAAATGATTCACTCCACGATACTATGACATAAGTTTTCTGACCCACACCACTTCCTCCAAATTTCGCAACAGTTGCAACACAAAAATAGAGTCGGCCCGAGACGATAAAGACTTCAATGAAcacaaacataaataaataaatgggcCACTAGCCCAGATATTATAAGAATGCTAACTCTTGGAGTTAGTAAAGCAAATAAATtagtctttaaaaaaaaaaaaaaaaaaaaaagcaaatattagtatattattaaattaaaatgaaaaaaagcAAAAAGATCAATAGCTCCGAAACGACAATAAACCACGTTTTCACCCCCGATTTTCGTTTAATACATTATACTTGCATCCACAAGTTTACATTCCCCACTTATATATTAAATTACCATTAACAAAATACATTACACACGTGCAtacaatatatacatatatatatatattatattctaCGACTCGTGGCGCCTCCCCGACCGGTTCAGCCGTATGCGTGCGACACCCTCTTCACCCACCGGACCCACGTCGTTGAAAGTCTGAGCCGCCAATTGGTCCGCCTCTTTCAGGGAGGAGGCGATGCTCCCAGCCGGCGTCTCCTCCATATCCACCGCCACCACGACCGGCGTCCCCTCCTTGTCCACCGCCAGTCTATGCCCCGTCTTCGGCTCCCCGTGGCCTCCATACGAAACCTCCCTTCTCCCCGTTTTCTCTTCTCCTCCTCCAATTCTCATCTCCTCCATTTTCCTTCTTGCTTCTTCCTTTGTTTCATCGTACGACTCCTACATTGCCATAGCTTGAGAAATTAATGCGTAATACTTTGGTAGAATTTCGAACTGGGAATTCAATTTAGGGATGAAAGCAAATCTTTATTTCATCTTTAATCTGTATAACAAAAAGAACATATATATGTTCCTTCATTCATTATTATAATCAAGAAAAATAGAAACAAATGGTACAAAGAAATTAAATACAAACCAGTAGTAATCTGTAAAGACTGTTAACTCATAATCTGCTAACCTTGGCTGCTTCTGTAGTGTCCGCCGCCTTGTGTTTCGCGGCTTCTCCGGTTTCCTCCGCCGCTTGCTTCGTCTCTTCTTTCTTCCCTATCAAGAAATCCCTGGCTCGCCTAGCAGCATCCGCCGCCGAGTCCTTCAACTCTGTAATCTTTCCCACAGCTGTATCTTTCCCTTCTATTGCTTTATCAGTTGTGTAATCCTTGTACTCACCAGCTTTGTCCATGGTTGCATCCTTGGCTTCACCGGCCTTGCCCACCGTCGTGTCCTTGGCTTGTTGCGCTTTGTCCATAGCATAATCTTTGTACTCCCCCGCCTGTTGCATAGCAGAGTCCTTAGTTTCCTTGGCTTTTTCAGCGGCAAAGTCTCTGGTCTCTCTGGCCCTATCGGCCGCACCCTCCGCTTTCTCCACCATGTAGTCTTTAGAATCGCCGATTTGCCCCCCAACAGTATCTTTCGTCTGTTGGGCCTTCTCTGCAGCAGAGTCCTTGGTTTCTTTAGCCTTCTCCGCCGCCTCATCGGATTCCTGGGATGCAGAATCCTTCACATCTTCAGCTTTCTCCGCCGTTTGGTTCTTATACTCCTCCGCCTTATGGGCGGCGGAATCCTTCATCTCCTTGCCCTTCTCTTCCGCCACCCCCGTAGTGTCGCGGGTACTATCGGCAGCTTCTTGAGACTTACCCAGCACTGTTTGCTTCGCGTATTCTACCGTTCCCTGCACAGTACCGATCAGGCTCCCGATAATCCCGGGGGACCTCTCTTCTCGCTTGCCCACCGTCGTGTCCTTGGCTTGTTGTGCTTTGTCCATAGCATAATCTTTGTACTCCCCCGCCTGTTGCATAGCCGAGTCCCTAGTTCCCTTGGCTTTTTCAGCGGCAGAGTCCTTGATATCTCTCGTCCTATCGGCCGCACCCTCCGCTTTCTCCGCCATGTAGTCTTTAGACTCGCCGATATTTCCCCCAACGGTATCTTTCGTCTGTTGGGCCTTCTCTGCAGCAGAGTCCTTGGTTTCTTTAGCTTTCTCCGCCGTTTGGTTACTATACTCCTCCGTCTTATGGGCGGCGGAATCCTTCATCTCCTTGCCCCTCTCTTCGGCCACCCCCGCAGTGTCGCGGGTACTATCGGCAGCTTCTTGAGACTTACCCAGCACTGTTTCCTTCGCGTATTCTACCGTTCCCTGCACAGTACCGATCAGGCTCCCGATAATCCCGGGGGACCTCTCTTCTCGCTTGCCCACCGTGATATCCTTGGCTTGTTGCGCTTTGTCCACAGCATAATCTTTGTACTCCCCCGCCTGTTCCATAGCCGATTCCTTAGTTTCCTTGGCTTTTTCAGCGGCAGAGTCCTTAGTATCTCTGGCCCTATCCGCCGCCCCCTCCGCTTTCTCAGCTATGTAGTCTTTAGACTCGCCGATCTTTCCCCCCACGGTATCTTTCGTCTGTTGGGCCTTCTCTGCAGCAGAGTCCTTGGTTTCTTTAGCTTTCTCCGCCGCCTCATCCGATTTCTGGGATGCAGAATCCTTCACATCTTTAGCTTTCTCCGCCGTTTGGTTCTTATACTCCTCCGTCTTCTGCGCGGCGGAATCCTTCGCCACACCCGCAGTGTCGCGCGTACTATCAGCAGCTTCTTGGGACTTACCCATCACTGCTTCCTTCGCGTAATCTACCGTTCCTTGAACTGTACCGATCAGGCTCCCAATGATCCCGGGGGACCTCTCTTCTCGCCTCCCACCTACTAGATCAATGTGGGCCGGCTCTTCTTCCATTGTAGCCTCTGTTTCTCTCCTTCCCCTGTTCGCTTCGCTCAACTCCTCCGCCGCTGTTTTCGCAGCTGCTTCGGCCTTCTCTTCCCTGGATTCTTGTCTTGATGCCATTCTATCAACAGTcgaataaataaatacaaacttGAAACAGGTAATGAAAATGTTAAATGCTTTTCAACTTCAACTTGCAAATTTTCCTGTGCCGATGGGGTTTTATGAACAAACGGGAGGAATCTACGCTGGCTAGCTAATTTCTACAAAAAAATTCGTGAAAAGCTAGGATTTTTGAGAGACTGACAGGTAGAAATGGTGCATGCGTTGCTGGACTCCACAGCCACGCCATGTGGCGTGAATATGGGATGATAGGGATGAAATAGAGAAGTTTCGAGCATCGAAATACGTTGGCCAATTTTATCCTCCGATGCTCTGCGCCTCTGGTGCAAAGTTAATCCACGTTTTTATCCAAATATAGATACTACAAAACAaacttttataaaaaatatatatatacgacAAATGAAATTATTctctttatttttcaaaaagaaaataaaatgtatATCTAATTTAAGAATTGGAAAAAATTTAGTTATGACATAAGTATCTCTTTTCTTATTGTTGAATCATGAAAAGAATATAATGATCATGTGGTATTTGGTTTATCATAATTTTGTATTAAATACATTTAATAATTGAAATAGAATTAAAAGCCATATTAAAGAAATGTTTAATTAGAAAGATTAAAGAAAATTAGAGTCTCGGGGGTAAGCATTCCTATACTTCGATAACATTttggtttttgattttttttagaaaaaattcaaccaatttttattttacaattACTGTAAATCAAGAAGAACATTATGAGAATTGataaaaagtttttaaaaaataaataaaatttgtaaaattagaaataatttttttacaaaaatttaataatattaatttgtcAGCCCATACAATGAAAAAAATTCACCATGAGTCCAtgataataattgatttgtttccACGAGCCCAAACTTAACTTTAATTTTTCGGAAAAAAAGATAAACCATAGCAccataaatattttgaaatccAAGAAGGTAGAACACAATTTACCCACTCGATACATGAGTGTGTATTATAGCAGACATAATTTGAAGCCCAAActtaacatttaattttaagttgatAGAGATATTATaagttttataatattaataccAAAAAATGTAGCTTATAAATATCCAGAtattaaaatagtttttttcctttgttcttttaagttttaagtgaTTTTGATCTTTTATGTATCATTTAAATCTCTtatgttatcaaattttattaatgttatcaaatttcattttcaatcaGTATCTTATCTTTATTAGAACCAATTCAGTGCTAATGCTATGTTAATGTATAAATGTACTCTCTAaacaaaaatgaataaaatttccataataaaaaattataagaccaaaattgaaatttaataaaaaagacACCAACAAAAATATaagactaaagtgcaattttccttAAAACTAGTTTGAATAATATAATTACTGAATGTAATAGTTGAGGACCGATGGGGAAACCCATTGATCCTTGACAAATTAACTAGTTTAACTCAGAGTACCCCACTCGGCACTCCCACAGCATTTGAGTTATTTGTTTCCAAGACCCGTACACAATATTACACATTTTTTTGATGTATCTTATACAAATATTTAACAGTGAAACATGATTTTTTACACTGCCTTGCTGTGATTCTTGGACTGGCAAAACAACTTCTGTTCACGAATCCTCAATCCCATGAAGCCTGATATTGAGTCTCCTTAGCCAAATCGAATGAAGCGTCATATGAAACACGTCGTACCTCTTCGGCTGCAGATTCACCTCAAAATGTCGTCTCGCCTGGACGCCCCGTCTCTGCATTCGGATGTATTGACTCGTAGAGATTCCGGTCAGAATCTTTTTAAGATTTGGGATCTCCGCAACTGAAATTTCGACAGAAAACGACTTCCAGTTCAAGACGTCGCTGAACGGGGGGACGTAGTTATCCTTGATGAGCACGGGAACGCAACCGGTGTACAGGGCTTCGACCATTCTTGGGCTCGCGACTTCGTACCCGCTGGGGCAAATGCAGTACTTGCTTTTCCTCATCATGGCTGGGTAAGAGACATCCTTTGGGAGGTACTTGTGGACTTGCACGTCTTGGTCTTTGTCTTCCCAATGTTTGA
It encodes:
- the LOC140888036 gene encoding uncharacterized protein isoform X1; this encodes MASRQESREEKAEAAAKTAAEELSEANRGRRETEATMEEEPAHIDLVGGRREERSPGIIGSLIGTVQGTVDYAKEAVMGKSQEAADSTRDTAGVAKDSAAQKTEEYKNQTAEKAKDVKDSASQKSDEAAEKAKETKDSAAEKAQQTKDTVGGKIGESKDYIAEKAEGAADRARDTKDSAAEKAKETKESAMEQAGEYKDYAVDKAQQAKDITVGKREERSPGIIGSLIGTVQGTVEYAKETVLGKSQEAADSTRDTAGVAEERGKEMKDSAAHKTEEYSNQTAEKAKETKDSAAEKAQQTKDTVGGNIGESKDYMAEKAEGAADRTRDIKDSAAEKAKGTRDSAMQQAGEYKDYAMDKAQQAKDTTVGKREERSPGIIGSLIGTVQGTVEYAKQTVLGKSQEAADSTRDTTGVAEEKGKEMKDSAAHKAEEYKNQTAEKAEDVKDSASQESDEAAEKAKETKDSAAEKAQQTKDTVGGQIGDSKDYMVEKAEGAADRARETRDFAAEKAKETKDSAMQQAGEYKDYAMDKAQQAKDTTVGKAGEAKDATMDKAGEYKDYTTDKAIEGKDTAVGKITELKDSAADAARRARDFLIGKKEETKQAAEETGEAAKHKAADTTEAAKESYDETKEEARRKMEEMRIGGGEEKTGRREVSYGGHGEPKTGHRLAVDKEGTPVVVAVDMEETPAGSIASSLKEADQLAAQTFNDVGPVGEEGVARIRLNRSGRRHES
- the LOC140888036 gene encoding uncharacterized protein isoform X2 — protein: MASRQESREEKAEAAAKTAAEELSEANRGRRETEATMEEEPAHIDLVGGRREERSPGIIGSLIGTVQGTVDYAKEAVMGKSQEAADSTRDTAGVAKDSAAQKTEEYKNQTAEKAKDVKDSASQKSDEAAEKAKETKDSAAEKAQQTKDTVGGKIGESKDYIAEKAEGAADRARDTKDSAAEKAKETKESAMEQAGEYKDYAVDKAQQAKDITVGKREERSPGIIGSLIGTVQGTVEYAKETVLGKSQEAADSTRDTAGVAEERGKEMKDSAAHKTEEYSNQTAEKAKETKDSAAEKAQQTKDTVGGNIGESKDYMAEKAEGAADRTRDIKDSAAEKAKGTRDSAMQQAGEYKDYAMDKAQQAKDTTVGKREERSPGIIGSLIGTVQGTVEYAKQTVLGKSQEAADSTRDTTGVAEEKGKEMKDSAAHKAEEYKNQTAEKAEDVKDSASQESDEAAEKAKETKDSAAEKAQQTKDTVGGQIGDSKDYMVEKAEGAADRARETRDFAAEKAKETKDSAMQQAGEYKDYAMDKAQQAKDTTVGKAGEAKDATMDKAGEYKDYTTDKAIEGKDTAVGKITELKDSAADAARRARDFLIGKKEETKQAAEETGEAAKHKAADTTEAAKIKDEIKICFHP